One genomic window of Arachis hypogaea cultivar Tifrunner chromosome 8, arahy.Tifrunner.gnm2.J5K5, whole genome shotgun sequence includes the following:
- the LOC112705402 gene encoding protein MAIN-LIKE 1-like translates to MRLDERIVPYLHMAGLYHLVRLNETWFRSDESLVSAFMERWRPETHMFHMPFGKCTITLQDMAYQLGLPIDGNYVSGCLMDFERYIKGGHPAWMRFEELLGVLPLANCIDKFTVKCSWMQETFGKLPHGVNDATVKRYARAYTMMLLGTQLFGDKFGTCLHIR, encoded by the coding sequence ATGCGCCTGGATGAGAGGATCGTTCCGTACTTACATATGGCCGGTTTATACCATCTCGTGAGGCTGAACGAGACTTGGTTTAGGTCGGATGAGTCATTAGTGAGTGCATTCATGGAGCGATGGCGTCCAGAGACGCACATgtttcatatgccgttcggaAAGTGCACGATTACACTGCAGGACATGGCGTACCAATTAGGGCTGCCGATTGATGGAAATTATGTAAGTGGATGCCTGATGGATTTTGAGCGATACATCAAAGGTGGTCACCCAGCTTGGATGCGGTTCGAGGAGTTGTTGGGTGTTTTGCCTCTTGCGAACTGCATCGACAAGTTCACAGTGAAATGCAGTTGGATGCAGGAGACATTCGGTAAACTTCCTCATGGTGTCAACGATGCCACTGTTAAGAGGTATGCTCGGGCGTATACCATGATGCTTTTGGGGACTCAGCTATTCGGCGACAAGTTCGGTACTTGCCTTCACATTCGGTAG
- the LOC112707626 gene encoding transcription factor TGAL1, whose translation MADASPRTDISTDVDTDDKNQRSDRGALVPVASDSSDRSKDKTDQKSLRRLAQNREAARKSRLRKKAYVQQLESSRLKLTQLEQELQRARQQGIFISSSGDQAHSMSGNGAMQFDAEYARWLEEQNRQINELRAAVNSHAGDTELRMIVDGVMAHYDEIFRLKGVAAKADVFHLLSGMWKTPAERCFLWLGGFRSSELLKLLVSQLEPLTEQQLLGITNLQESSQQAEDALSQGMEALQQSLAETLSTGSQNSSGSSGNVANYMGQMAMAMGKLGTLEGFIRQADNLRQQTLQQMHRILTTRQSARALLAIHDYFSRLRALSSLWLARPRD comes from the exons ATGGCTGACGCCAGTCCTAGGACTGATATCTCTACAGATGTTGACACTGATGACAAAAATCAGCGG TCTGATAGAGGTGCCCTTGTTCCTGTGGCTTCTGACTCAAGTGACAGATCAAAGGATAAAACCGATCAGAAG AGTCTTCGCAGGCTTGCTCAAAATCGTGAGGCTGCCAGAAAAAGCCGGCTGAGAAAAAAA GCCTATGTGCAACAGCTGGAAAGTAGTCGTTTGAAGCTGACCCAGCTAGAGCAAGAGCTTCAGCGAGCTAGGCAGCAG GGAATCTTCATATCAAGCTCGGGTGATCAAGCGCATTCAATGAGTGGCAATG GAGCAATGCAGTTCGATGCTGAATATGCTAGGTGGCTGGAAGAGCAAAATCGACAAATTAATGAGCTTAGAGCAGCTGTAAATTCACATGCAGGCGATACTGAACTTCGAATGATTGTTGATGGTGTAATGGCACATTATGATGAAATTTTTAGGCTGAAAGGCGTTGCAGCTAAGGCTGATGTTTTCCACTTACTGTCTGGGATGTGGAAAACACCTGCTGAGAGGTGCTTTTTGTGGCTTGGTGGTTTTCGGTCATCTGAACTCCTCAAG CTCCTGGTAAGTCAATTGGAACCTCTCACAGAGCAGCAGCTATTGGGTATTACAAACTTGCAGGAGTCCTCTCAGCAAGCAGAAGATGCATTATCTCAAGGCATGGAAGCATTGCAACAATCCCTTGCTGAGACATTGTCCACCGGATCACAAAATTCATCTGGTTCCTCAGGGAATGTGGCAAATTACATGGGTCAAATGGCAATGGCCATGGGTAAGCTAGGGACACTTGAGGGGTTTATTCGACAG GCTGACAATCTGCGCCAGCAAACTCTACAACAAATGCACCGTATTCTAACAACTCGCCAATCAGCTCGTGCACTTCTTGCAATACATGACTACTTTTCCCGGCTGCGTGCCCTTAGTTCACTCTGGCTGGCCCGCCCAAGAGATTAA